A window of Hevea brasiliensis isolate MT/VB/25A 57/8 chromosome 14, ASM3005281v1, whole genome shotgun sequence contains these coding sequences:
- the LOC110649223 gene encoding uncharacterized protein LOC110649223, with protein sequence MIRSKANKVSKLVQMTRAPIRVMCKARDFYVKSMLKFAGSGKVGYGGIGGGTAQLPKSFSVNSSRAVDDDEEFKKLLRLLSAKGISELESYLHCREGDGRSYSQGSNGMKRSYSVGVGKIGRIDEDRACSFREDDNDAKANLYPRSRSHALRRKFV encoded by the coding sequence ATGATTAGAAGCAAAGCAAACAAGGTGAGCAAGCTGGTGCAAATGACAAGAGCACCCATTAGAGTTATGTGCAAGGCAAGGGACTTTTATGTGAAGAGCATGTTGAAATTTGCTGGTAGTGGTAAGGTTGGTTATGGAGGCATAGGTGGTGGAACTGCTCAATTGCCTAAGAGTTTTAGTGTCAATTCTTCGAGGGCAGTGGATGATGATGAGGAGTTCAAGAAACTTCTGCGGTTGTTATCTGCTAAGGGAATAAGTGAACTGGAGAGCTATCTCCATTGCAGGGAAGGTGATGGGAGATCATATAGCCAGGGGTCTAATGGGATGAAGAGGAGTTACAGTGTTGGGGTAGGAAAGATCGGAAGAATTGATGAGGATAGAGCTTGTTCATTTAGAGAAGATGATAATGATGCCAAGGCAAATTTGTATCCCAGAAGTAGAAGTCATGCACTTAGAAGGAAATTCGTCTAA